The following coding sequences lie in one Chondrocystis sp. NIES-4102 genomic window:
- a CDS encoding integrase, catalytic region, with product MNRVNGSVRAREDYANVRGLYYLVRTETEIDWYLQRNLYFLEDYFRASTELDTPISNQEKIMGLVATQLGITLSKLLELQFNPDEIYRLIATKKLYVDLSAADLASEAKKVQLFLSVETAYSIPQPIESENFGDTNNQILVKPTVGSQIIWNGIDWRVLNLGSTEVTLLNSPQNVINLSITVFEELIGSGKITVINNKTPNQSQIYSEIIDASESDCAEANRRYRIVAPYLIGSSPRNKNVPRSSFYRWIQSWKEAEQKNVRVLVLHTNTNLFTGNWNLLHRDMEIVLGLFAI from the coding sequence TTGAACCGGGTCAATGGCAGTGTCCGCGCCCGAGAAGACTATGCAAATGTTAGGGGGCTTTACTACCTGGTTCGCACAGAAACCGAAATTGATTGGTATCTTCAACGAAATTTATACTTCTTGGAAGATTACTTTCGAGCTTCTACAGAGTTAGACACGCCAATATCTAACCAAGAAAAAATTATGGGGTTAGTAGCAACGCAATTAGGAATAACATTATCAAAGCTACTGGAATTGCAATTTAACCCCGACGAAATTTACAGGCTAATCGCGACCAAGAAACTCTACGTTGATTTGAGTGCTGCGGATTTAGCCAGTGAAGCGAAAAAAGTTCAACTCTTTCTTTCTGTTGAAACAGCCTATTCAATTCCCCAACCAATTGAATCAGAAAATTTTGGGGACACAAACAACCAGATATTGGTTAAACCAACTGTCGGAAGTCAGATAATTTGGAATGGAATTGATTGGCGAGTTCTCAACTTAGGTTCGACAGAGGTGACATTATTAAATTCGCCACAAAATGTCATTAACTTATCGATTACAGTTTTTGAAGAGTTGATAGGCTCAGGAAAAATAACCGTAATCAATAATAAAACTCCGAACCAGAGCCAGATTTATTCAGAGATTATTGATGCTAGTGAGTCAGATTGTGCAGAAGCCAATCGACGTTATCGGATCGTTGCACCTTATCTTATCGGTTCTTCTCCTAGAAATAAAAACGTTCCTAGAAGTAGTTTTTATCGTTGGATTCAAAGTTGGAAAGAAGCCGAACAAAAAAACGTCAGGGTTCTCGTGCTGCATACAAATACGAACCTTTTTACTGGGAATTGGAATTTACTACACCGCGACATGGAGATCGTCCTTGGGCTATTTGCCATCTAG
- a CDS encoding integrase, catalytic region, which produces MGVTIQFESHHHELAGIYSMEYDSEVLEYYDQPPTIKLNYESGSGRGVGVRHTPDFFVIRQERAGWSEWKTTQELTQLTVKMPNRYQQVEPGQWQCPRPRRLCKC; this is translated from the coding sequence ATGGGGGTGACTATTCAATTTGAAAGCCATCATCATGAACTCGCTGGGATCTATTCAATGGAATACGACAGCGAGGTGTTGGAATATTATGACCAACCACCAACGATTAAGTTGAACTACGAGAGTGGGTCGGGTCGAGGAGTAGGAGTACGGCATACTCCTGATTTTTTTGTGATACGTCAAGAGCGTGCTGGTTGGTCAGAATGGAAAACAACACAAGAATTGACACAACTGACAGTAAAGATGCCCAACCGCTACCAACAAGTTGAACCGGGTCAATGGCAGTGTCCGCGCCCGAGAAGACTATGCAAATGTTAG
- a CDS encoding ATP-binding protein — protein MVIRDCVSRHGRVGILKDWLTQAYRQALHESASTLRERHWQPYAPSISKCIQIAAEAIEGEKAFQFESGELSLLRQKLGLSGASSSINSSSNLPVTATSKKKTKSRPGVRQPSRDAIGET, from the coding sequence ATGGTAATACGAGATTGTGTGAGTCGTCATGGCCGTGTGGGGATTCTCAAAGACTGGCTGACTCAGGCTTATCGCCAAGCTTTGCATGAATCCGCTTCTACTTTGAGGGAGCGTCACTGGCAGCCTTATGCCCCATCTATTTCCAAGTGCATCCAAATAGCAGCCGAAGCCATTGAAGGCGAAAAAGCATTTCAATTTGAGTCGGGAGAGTTATCTTTATTGCGTCAAAAATTAGGTTTGTCGGGAGCATCATCATCAATTAATAGTTCTTCCAATTTGCCTGTTACTGCTACTTCCAAAAAGAAAACTAAAAGTCGTCCTGGGGTTCGCCAACCAAGTCGCGATGCTATTGGAGAGACGTGA